One window of the Thermodesulfobacteriota bacterium genome contains the following:
- a CDS encoding glycosyltransferase family 2 protein: MYKDKKIGVVVPAYNEELMIKKALLSIPELVDIVIVVDDCSLDRTSELVEECQKTYGRIIFIQHDKNQGVGGTIVTGYKRAIEKGIDVVVVMAGDGQMDPHDLIRVIEPVANGEVDYAKGNRLFRGESWELIPHYRYIGNSFLSLLTKIASGYWHIADSQCGYTAVSLTALKRINLDSIYKRYGMPNDMLVKLNIHDFKVRDISVKPVYNQGEKSNIKLWRVIPTISWLLTKGFFRRIFEKYVIRDFHPLVFFYLFGILFFLVGSGLGIFTLIIDQLKLFEIGYGWMILGGMLFMSGIQLILFAMWFDMDNNKDLKG; encoded by the coding sequence ATGTATAAAGATAAAAAAATCGGCGTTGTCGTTCCTGCATATAACGAAGAGTTAATGATTAAGAAGGCACTCTTGTCCATCCCGGAACTTGTGGACATAGTTATAGTTGTGGATGATTGCAGCTTAGACCGAACGTCTGAGCTCGTGGAAGAATGTCAAAAAACATATGGCAGGATTATATTTATTCAGCATGACAAAAATCAGGGGGTTGGGGGAACTATTGTAACAGGGTATAAAAGGGCTATAGAGAAAGGGATTGACGTGGTGGTGGTAATGGCAGGGGATGGTCAGATGGACCCTCATGACCTGATCAGAGTGATAGAGCCAGTAGCAAATGGTGAAGTTGATTATGCCAAAGGGAATAGACTATTCAGAGGAGAATCCTGGGAATTAATCCCTCACTACAGGTATATAGGGAATTCTTTTTTATCGCTATTGACCAAGATTGCATCAGGATACTGGCATATCGCCGACTCTCAATGCGGTTATACAGCGGTCTCTCTCACGGCTTTAAAAAGGATAAACCTGGACTCAATATACAAACGATATGGTATGCCTAACGATATGTTGGTCAAATTGAACATACACGATTTCAAAGTAAGGGATATCTCAGTAAAACCGGTTTATAACCAGGGAGAAAAATCAAACATTAAACTGTGGAGAGTTATCCCCACTATATCCTGGTTATTGACAAAGGGGTTCTTCAGGAGGATTTTTGAAAAATACGTTATAAGAGATTTTCATCCCCTTGTATTCTTTTATCTATTTGGAATTCTGTTCTTTCTAGTCGGTTCTGGTTTAGGTATATTTACTCTGATTATCGACCAACTGAAGCTTTTTGAGATAGGATACGGCTGGATGATTCTGGGGGGTATGCTGTTTATGTCCGGGATACAACTCATCCTCTTTGCTATGTGGTTTGATATGGACAACAACAAAGACCTAAAAGGGTAG
- a CDS encoding tetratricopeptide repeat protein yields the protein MEQVKLWYMPHNLYKIFFIIVIFWIFSWSINGIRFSYDSWSHLSIGRYIIDNLTIPKTFVFSYSLPQKEWIDYEWLFQVIFYQVFRIFSYKGALVFGALLITATFLLVCLHRSFRGKTSGKNFEDWYDLQDYLNKRVIIHFMVIMVAFLVIESRLTLRPHLFEYLFLASFLIILFKYNASKKSFIMLPLIQILWINIHGSAILGPSIILAYLTGKTIDNSIAADQEGRGWNNLGGLFMLFLLVSISTIVNPYTYKIFQVPYESVVFYLKNPDIQPLFAERQNIFVTSSFIEILPCIILLFVSGYSFLTLRKEQRLSDLLVYFLFVSLLLGGKRFMGEFVIASSFFSLENMKRYEDKKAAEKTGRALSKSPVTSVIKLLPSVLFFSLLFVPNIHSEWNMKSDRFPLPVKAEEFIEQTNLKGNLLNSLEIGGYLIWRTFPERQVFYCDAQGFSDLLPAFIRAHIDPSSLNALEQRYGFNYALVAIKDRFDKYLSEEKGWYLVYWDNSFLLYVKKDGINDGVIKKFGYNWIRPKPNLSYLDGYLKTPDRLSMVIKEFQRALIFNPDFKEGYSSLGYIYLKLGDLEPSLKNYLSLLSIDPQNISALTNIGVIKARQGRLKEAIEYWKKAIEIDSKNVTAIQNIQRAKQTLSDKL from the coding sequence ATGGAACAGGTAAAATTGTGGTACATGCCGCACAATTTATATAAGATATTTTTTATTATAGTCATTTTCTGGATATTCTCATGGAGTATTAATGGAATCCGGTTTTCCTATGATTCATGGAGCCATCTGTCCATTGGAAGGTATATCATTGACAATCTAACCATACCGAAAACCTTTGTTTTTTCTTACTCCCTCCCACAGAAGGAATGGATAGACTATGAATGGCTTTTTCAGGTTATATTCTATCAGGTATTCCGCATTTTTTCCTATAAGGGTGCTCTTGTCTTTGGGGCTTTGCTTATTACAGCAACTTTTCTTCTTGTATGTCTACATCGTTCGTTTAGGGGGAAAACTTCGGGGAAAAACTTCGAAGATTGGTATGATTTACAGGATTACCTTAACAAAAGGGTTATCATCCATTTTATGGTTATCATGGTAGCCTTTCTGGTTATTGAATCCAGATTAACCCTTCGTCCCCACCTCTTTGAATATCTATTTCTGGCATCATTTCTCATTATCCTGTTCAAGTACAATGCCAGTAAAAAGAGTTTCATAATGCTCCCCCTCATTCAGATTCTCTGGATCAATATACATGGGAGCGCTATTTTAGGACCCTCGATAATTCTAGCCTACTTAACAGGGAAAACGATAGATAATTCTATTGCTGCCGATCAAGAAGGCAGGGGTTGGAATAACTTGGGGGGCTTATTTATGCTCTTTCTATTGGTCTCGATATCGACAATTGTTAACCCATATACGTACAAAATTTTTCAGGTTCCTTACGAATCGGTGGTCTTCTATTTAAAGAATCCGGATATTCAACCTCTATTTGCGGAAAGGCAAAACATATTTGTTACCAGTTCTTTTATTGAGATACTCCCTTGCATAATCCTGCTCTTTGTGAGCGGGTACTCCTTTCTAACGCTGAGGAAAGAACAGAGGCTTTCGGATTTGTTGGTCTACTTTCTTTTTGTCTCACTCCTGTTAGGGGGAAAAAGATTTATGGGAGAGTTCGTCATAGCAAGCTCATTTTTTTCTCTTGAAAATATGAAACGATATGAAGACAAAAAAGCTGCTGAGAAAACCGGAAGAGCACTTTCCAAATCTCCTGTGACAAGCGTTATAAAACTGCTTCCATCTGTCCTCTTTTTTTCCCTGCTCTTTGTCCCAAATATTCATTCAGAATGGAATATGAAAAGCGACCGGTTTCCTCTCCCGGTAAAGGCAGAGGAGTTTATAGAACAGACAAACCTGAAGGGGAATTTGTTAAACTCATTAGAAATAGGGGGTTACCTGATATGGAGAACCTTCCCTGAAAGGCAGGTCTTCTACTGCGACGCTCAGGGCTTCTCTGACCTTTTACCTGCATTTATCAGGGCACATATCGATCCCAGTTCATTGAATGCTTTGGAGCAAAGATATGGTTTTAACTATGCCCTGGTAGCCATTAAGGATCGCTTCGATAAGTATCTCAGTGAAGAGAAAGGCTGGTACCTCGTTTACTGGGACAATAGTTTTTTGCTTTACGTTAAAAAAGATGGCATAAATGATGGTGTTATTAAAAAGTTTGGGTATAATTGGATCAGACCAAAACCAAATCTTTCATACCTTGACGGCTATTTAAAAACCCCTGATAGGCTATCTATGGTGATAAAGGAATTCCAAAGGGCACTGATCTTTAATCCTGATTTTAAGGAAGGATACTCTTCACTGGGTTATATCTATCTGAAGTTGGGAGACCTGGAACCGTCTCTTAAAAACTATCTCTCTTTGCTTTCTATTGACCCTCAAAATATTTCGGCACTGACCAATATCGGAGTGATAAAAGCCAGGCAGGGGAGGTTAAAGGAAGCTATTGAATACTGGAAAAAGGCTATTGAAATAGACAGCAAAAATGTCACTGCTATCCAAAACATACAGAGAGCAAAACAAACACTGAGCGATAAATTATAA
- a CDS encoding radical SAM protein has product MKVLLISPPAFNTIRGDSSDIFEEESGIYPPLGLMYVVAYLKVHTDHSVEILDTQANGLTYPEIEKEIRRILPDIVGITTLTFTLIDVINIAKMVRRIDSNIHICLGGPHVYIYPDETIRFPFVDSLVLGEGEIAFAELTDSLAKHIPLDKVKGIVFKNGGEIIHTESREFNTNLDSLPFPERGMTPYKSYSSVLSKESLMTTMMTSRGCPFSCIYCHRPHMGKKYRYRSAVNVVNEMEECANMGIRGFMIFDDIFTLNRDRVFDVCNEIINRRLNISWDIRSRVNTVDYEMLKQLKKAGCKRISYGIEAGTDKVLKALKKGTTLKQAEEAIKMTKKLGIATLADFMIGSPEEEREDIIKTIDFALRLKPDFAQFTITTPYPATELYRLGLEDGLIKDDYWKGFAEEPDRGFETPAWEENLSRKELFGLLLLAYKRFYLRPGYIMKSLIKVRSFKELKKKMKAGLKVFKI; this is encoded by the coding sequence ATGAAAGTACTATTAATTTCACCACCTGCATTTAACACCATTCGGGGGGACTCGTCGGACATCTTTGAAGAGGAAAGCGGCATTTATCCTCCGTTAGGATTAATGTATGTAGTTGCTTATCTCAAAGTACATACTGACCATTCTGTAGAAATTCTGGATACTCAGGCAAATGGTTTGACTTACCCAGAGATAGAAAAGGAGATAAGGCGAATATTACCGGATATTGTTGGTATAACTACTCTCACATTTACCCTGATTGATGTCATTAACATAGCAAAAATGGTAAGAAGAATTGATAGCAATATCCACATCTGTTTGGGTGGACCTCATGTCTACATCTATCCCGATGAGACTATCCGATTTCCCTTTGTTGATTCCCTGGTTCTGGGGGAAGGTGAGATAGCATTTGCAGAACTGACTGACTCTTTGGCAAAACATATCCCCCTGGATAAGGTAAAAGGGATTGTGTTTAAAAATGGGGGAGAGATTATTCATACAGAATCCAGAGAATTTAACACAAATCTGGACTCCCTTCCTTTTCCAGAACGAGGGATGACCCCCTATAAGAGTTATAGTTCTGTTTTGTCTAAAGAGTCATTAATGACCACCATGATGACCAGCCGGGGCTGTCCATTTTCATGCATATACTGCCATAGACCCCATATGGGAAAGAAGTACAGGTACAGATCCGCTGTCAATGTTGTGAATGAGATGGAAGAGTGTGCAAATATGGGTATAAGGGGATTTATGATCTTTGATGATATATTTACTTTAAACAGAGACAGGGTATTTGATGTATGTAACGAGATTATTAACCGTAGATTGAATATAAGCTGGGACATAAGGTCGAGGGTAAATACTGTTGATTATGAGATGCTTAAACAGTTGAAAAAGGCAGGCTGCAAAAGGATATCCTATGGCATTGAAGCGGGTACAGACAAGGTACTGAAAGCATTAAAAAAAGGGACTACTTTGAAACAGGCAGAAGAAGCAATAAAGATGACAAAGAAGCTGGGGATAGCTACTTTAGCGGACTTTATGATCGGTTCTCCTGAAGAGGAGCGGGAGGACATAATCAAGACTATTGACTTTGCTCTGAGGCTTAAGCCCGACTTTGCACAGTTTACAATAACGACCCCTTACCCTGCTACTGAACTCTATAGATTGGGGTTAGAAGACGGATTAATAAAGGATGACTATTGGAAGGGATTTGCGGAAGAGCCTGACCGTGGTTTCGAGACCCCTGCCTGGGAAGAAAACCTTTCCAGGAAAGAACTATTTGGATTGCTACTGCTTGCTTACAAAAGATTTTATCTCCGCCCAGGTTATATTATGAAGAGTTTAATTAAGGTTCGGTCGTTCAAGGAACTCAAAAAAAAGATGAAAGCCGGGTTAAAAGTCTTTAAAATTTAG
- a CDS encoding radical SAM protein has translation MRVVLINAPYLDIYGSINVGRNHGFSLGLGYIASVLRDAGNEVYLLDPEPLQMDHKDIKNYLIEKDPQLVGISCATPNFKGACQIAQLIKREMGIAVVLGGVHASGVPMEIMENYPEFDIVVVGEGEKTMVELSQELDKPKPHLESVLGIVYRDNGTVKRTLPRPLIEDVDSIPFPARDLVDLSRYRSQVHLDRGKRFATMLTSRGCPARCTYCATKLTMGRGFRAHSPEYVISEIEHLITAYGIEHFVFVDDTFTINKKRVEKICRMIIKRNYNIIWYCFARVNTVSRDLLLLMKEAGCFSLLYGVESANDKILKNIKKGANADQARNALKISNELGFKTLAAFLIGSPGDTKETVEENIKFAIELNPVIASFNRITPFPGTELYETHYKPRYGNVTVWDDFFPKGINPILVSENLSKSDLQKLTVKAYLRFYLRPKQIIRILFNLGSFSEFMAYVRGAFGLFRRIWEWKRA, from the coding sequence ATGAGAGTAGTTTTAATAAATGCACCTTATTTAGATATATATGGTTCAATAAACGTTGGAAGGAATCATGGTTTTTCACTTGGACTGGGATATATAGCCTCAGTTCTCCGCGATGCTGGAAATGAGGTTTATCTGTTAGACCCTGAGCCGTTACAGATGGACCATAAAGACATAAAAAATTACCTCATCGAAAAAGACCCACAGCTCGTGGGCATATCCTGTGCTACCCCTAACTTTAAGGGCGCCTGTCAAATAGCACAGCTCATAAAAAGAGAGATGGGGATTGCTGTGGTTCTTGGAGGGGTACATGCTTCCGGAGTACCGATGGAGATAATGGAAAACTATCCGGAGTTTGATATTGTAGTCGTAGGAGAAGGGGAAAAGACAATGGTTGAACTGTCCCAGGAACTTGATAAACCTAAACCCCATTTAGAAAGTGTTCTTGGTATCGTATACAGGGATAATGGAACTGTAAAGAGAACTTTACCACGCCCTTTAATTGAAGACGTGGACAGTATACCCTTTCCTGCCCGGGATCTGGTAGACCTGTCTAGATATCGATCTCAGGTACACTTAGACCGGGGAAAGAGGTTTGCAACCATGCTTACAAGTCGTGGATGCCCGGCACGGTGTACCTACTGCGCCACCAAATTGACTATGGGAAGAGGCTTCCGTGCTCATAGCCCTGAATACGTAATATCAGAGATAGAGCACCTTATTACTGCATATGGCATAGAACATTTTGTGTTTGTAGATGACACCTTTACCATTAATAAGAAAAGAGTAGAAAAGATATGCAGGATGATAATAAAAAGGAATTATAACATTATCTGGTACTGTTTTGCCCGTGTAAATACAGTTTCAAGAGACTTGCTTCTGCTTATGAAAGAAGCCGGGTGTTTTAGCCTGCTATATGGAGTGGAGTCAGCTAACGATAAAATATTAAAAAATATCAAGAAAGGGGCAAATGCTGATCAGGCAAGAAATGCACTAAAGATCAGTAACGAACTTGGATTTAAGACCCTTGCTGCGTTTTTGATTGGCAGCCCTGGAGATACTAAAGAAACAGTCGAAGAAAACATCAAATTTGCTATAGAGTTAAATCCTGTGATAGCTTCATTTAATCGCATTACTCCATTTCCTGGAACTGAGCTATATGAAACCCATTACAAGCCCAGATACGGAAACGTTACAGTTTGGGACGATTTTTTCCCAAAAGGCATTAACCCGATACTTGTCTCAGAAAACCTGAGTAAATCAGATTTACAGAAGTTAACTGTAAAGGCATATCTCCGCTTTTACCTTCGCCCTAAACAGATAATACGGATCCTATTTAATCTTGGTTCCTTTTCTGAATTTATGGCATATGTTCGAGGGGCGTTTGGCTTGTTCAGGCGCATTTGGGAATGGAAACGAGCATAG
- a CDS encoding radical SAM protein, with the protein MEKALLIHVGQEDFSYTLASKRDYAFKREVQIGFAYLAAALAQHQVDVEILDLTLNDCTFDHLMAKVNEECPVFIGFYAATTIKERVIDFVRFLVKNLSDKKILIGGPDIFNVDDYLTAGADAFCIGEGERTIIELLEYCRGQRELDSIKGLAYCQDGQIIHTPPRKLIEDLNELPIPAWDKYDLNCYYDFHVFDMKTPYTSIMASRGCPFNCTYCVSHKIWGNKLRYRSPEHVMNEIDYLVKEKGVRYITFQDDIWGWNNDEWARSICLSLIDRKYDLKWRCILHPFSFKGSRKDILPLMRQAGCTSITTGLQSASARILKNINRSPKEPESLANLIGIAKRLGINNNTAFIFGLPGDTEESIEESIRYAIKVRPTFAAFYTLSVLPGSAIWSMEQHGHFSRLPPEFLERKCREAARRFYTNPRILWQLFCSVIRTNPKWFLKAMNRMSYLTQFAGLSRQR; encoded by the coding sequence ATGGAGAAGGCATTGCTTATACATGTTGGACAAGAGGATTTTAGCTATACACTGGCCAGTAAACGGGATTACGCATTTAAGCGAGAGGTACAGATAGGGTTTGCTTATTTAGCCGCTGCCCTGGCACAGCATCAGGTTGATGTTGAGATACTCGACTTGACTCTCAACGACTGCACCTTTGATCATCTCATGGCTAAAGTAAATGAGGAATGCCCTGTTTTCATTGGTTTTTATGCTGCCACGACTATCAAAGAACGAGTAATAGATTTTGTTCGTTTCCTGGTAAAAAACTTGTCAGACAAAAAAATCCTCATTGGCGGCCCGGATATCTTTAATGTTGATGACTACCTGACCGCTGGTGCAGATGCCTTTTGCATAGGTGAAGGAGAGAGGACCATTATCGAACTGTTAGAATATTGCCGTGGACAGCGAGAGCTGGACAGCATAAAAGGTCTTGCTTACTGTCAAGATGGTCAGATTATTCACACTCCTCCCCGGAAGTTGATTGAAGACCTTAATGAACTGCCTATACCTGCATGGGATAAGTATGATTTGAACTGCTACTACGATTTCCATGTTTTTGATATGAAAACTCCCTATACCTCAATCATGGCTTCCCGGGGATGTCCTTTTAACTGTACTTACTGTGTTTCACATAAGATTTGGGGAAATAAGCTCCGTTATCGCTCTCCAGAGCATGTTATGAATGAAATAGACTATCTCGTCAAGGAAAAAGGTGTACGATATATCACTTTTCAAGATGACATCTGGGGATGGAACAATGACGAATGGGCGCGTAGTATTTGCTTGAGCCTTATAGACCGCAAGTATGATCTCAAGTGGCGTTGTATCCTCCATCCATTCAGTTTCAAGGGAAGCCGGAAAGATATTTTGCCCTTGATGCGACAGGCAGGCTGCACTTCTATTACTACCGGGCTTCAGTCTGCATCGGCAAGGATTCTCAAGAATATAAATCGCAGCCCCAAAGAACCCGAATCACTTGCTAACTTAATCGGGATTGCCAAGAGGTTAGGCATCAACAACAACACAGCTTTCATTTTTGGGCTGCCAGGCGATACAGAAGAAAGCATAGAAGAGTCAATCCGTTATGCGATTAAGGTTAGACCGACTTTTGCCGCTTTTTACACCCTTTCAGTACTACCAGGCTCTGCTATTTGGTCTATGGAACAACATGGACATTTTTCAAGATTGCCACCGGAATTCCTGGAACGAAAATGCAGGGAAGCAGCCAGGCGTTTTTACACTAATCCTCGTATCTTATGGCAGCTTTTCTGCTCAGTTATTCGCACAAATCCTAAATGGTTTCTAAAAGCCATGAACAGAATGAGCTACTTGACACAATTTGCAGGCCTTTCCAGACAGAGGTAG
- a CDS encoding lysylphosphatidylglycerol synthase transmembrane domain-containing protein has protein sequence MTIKGLLQNKGIVRLIGALIFIVILTRIDFSKIIEAFLITNLFYYLGGLALTLPVVGLSAIRWQKILSILNIKYSLKDCFAVYSIGLYIGLLTPGKLGDFIKVLYLAKEKFSVRRSLISVAGDKVFDFIALLVFGIAGMAVFFKDSLNSLFYLTLSMLIAGMVLYITCCRKRGSTLLARITDSLVPEKYKDSIKVNNLLDDLRLFKGRDAIWLSVLTLTRWSIFFILSYILVLSLDIDISFLNATISIAVASIAAVLPISIAGIGTRDAALILMFSELGLSAEKAVAFSLLHLSISVLMVIIGFVFWMQRPLKAD, from the coding sequence TTGACAATAAAAGGGTTACTTCAAAACAAAGGCATAGTAAGGTTAATAGGTGCCCTTATATTTATTGTTATCCTTACCAGAATAGATTTTTCTAAAATCATAGAGGCATTTCTCATCACAAACCTTTTCTATTACTTGGGAGGGCTGGCATTAACATTACCGGTTGTTGGATTAAGTGCAATAAGGTGGCAAAAGATTCTGAGCATCCTGAACATAAAGTACAGCCTGAAAGACTGTTTTGCAGTTTATTCCATAGGGTTATATATAGGGTTACTAACCCCTGGGAAATTGGGAGATTTCATTAAAGTGCTCTATCTGGCTAAGGAAAAGTTCTCTGTCCGAAGGTCGCTTATAAGTGTAGCTGGAGATAAGGTTTTCGACTTTATTGCTCTACTGGTATTTGGGATAGCAGGTATGGCTGTTTTTTTTAAAGATTCCTTAAACTCATTATTCTATTTAACTTTATCAATGCTGATAGCTGGTATGGTTTTATATATCACCTGCTGCCGAAAGAGAGGCAGCACTCTATTGGCAAGGATAACCGATAGCCTGGTTCCAGAGAAGTACAAAGACAGTATTAAGGTAAACAATCTATTGGATGATCTTAGATTATTTAAAGGAAGAGATGCAATATGGCTCTCTGTATTAACCCTGACAAGATGGTCAATCTTTTTTATCCTTAGTTATATCCTGGTACTGTCCCTTGATATAGATATATCATTTTTAAATGCAACAATTAGCATAGCAGTAGCTTCTATAGCAGCAGTACTCCCTATATCAATTGCAGGTATCGGGACGAGAGATGCAGCTTTAATACTAATGTTTTCTGAACTGGGATTAAGCGCAGAAAAGGCTGTAGCCTTTTCTCTCCTTCATTTGTCTATATCCGTTCTAATGGTTATAATAGGATTTGTATTCTGGATGCAAAGACCTTTAAAGGCTGATTAG
- a CDS encoding nitroreductase family protein encodes MEQIKLMDIFEAILKRRSIRKYMDKDIPDEILEKILEAGTWAPSSCNEQLWNFIVVKSKETRERLVSEAGSSSLILKAPLLVVNTYHNQNLKEAYTSMAVAIQNTFLTAFALGLGSLWLDSIGKERVVKDILAIPDDQVIVCFSLFGYPKKTILNPPPRKPLDKVVHRESFFQKQQNTFYHDPNKWTIESIREYQRFFCRKTELGHPVDVVNRHEKAFIEKLLSGVSDAILDVFSYDGSLLNLFPMEAQLFSLNLSEQTSIYTKNATEHEVEHLIYDGSIELENESIGTATCLFKLERIPTGDYGKLFKEIKRVLRDDGRFLILTRESRSLYNLFYMVMSKIFGDNVKKSAIFSFFGPYKPLNSKTIKTELENSGFKVVVERFCLFPPIFEDIFHLFLQYRASGGTTFLHAMGRKSFFLTILRKIFDLQKVRRSRSGSLALITAGKNTTQ; translated from the coding sequence TTGGAGCAAATAAAACTGATGGACATCTTTGAGGCAATTCTGAAAAGAAGAAGCATCAGAAAGTACATGGACAAGGATATACCTGACGAGATTCTTGAAAAGATACTGGAGGCAGGTACATGGGCGCCTTCATCCTGCAACGAACAGTTGTGGAACTTTATTGTTGTTAAGAGTAAGGAGACAAGGGAAAGACTGGTGAGTGAAGCCGGTAGTTCCTCTCTGATACTAAAGGCACCGTTACTGGTGGTAAATACCTATCATAACCAGAACTTAAAAGAGGCTTATACCTCTATGGCAGTTGCCATACAAAACACCTTTCTGACAGCATTTGCTCTGGGTCTGGGTTCCCTGTGGCTGGATAGTATTGGTAAAGAACGGGTAGTTAAGGATATACTGGCTATTCCGGATGACCAGGTCATCGTCTGTTTCAGCCTTTTCGGTTACCCTAAAAAGACTATACTGAATCCTCCTCCAAGAAAACCGCTGGATAAGGTAGTACACAGAGAATCCTTTTTTCAAAAACAGCAAAACACCTTTTACCATGATCCAAATAAATGGACTATTGAAAGCATAAGGGAATACCAACGATTTTTCTGTCGAAAAACTGAATTGGGACATCCTGTAGATGTGGTAAACAGACATGAAAAAGCCTTTATTGAGAAGCTGTTAAGTGGTGTTTCAGATGCCATCTTAGATGTCTTCTCTTATGACGGTTCATTACTGAACCTCTTTCCTATGGAAGCCCAACTCTTTTCATTAAATCTGTCCGAACAGACGTCCATTTATACGAAGAATGCTACAGAACATGAAGTTGAACATTTGATATATGACGGTTCTATAGAACTTGAGAATGAGTCCATAGGCACTGCGACCTGTCTTTTCAAGCTGGAGCGTATCCCGACCGGAGATTACGGAAAACTGTTTAAAGAAATCAAACGGGTGCTAAGAGATGACGGCAGGTTTCTTATATTAACTAGAGAAAGCAGATCCCTTTACAACCTTTTTTACATGGTAATGAGCAAAATCTTCGGTGATAATGTGAAGAAGTCAGCCATATTCTCATTTTTTGGGCCTTACAAACCTCTTAACTCAAAAACTATCAAAACTGAATTGGAAAATAGCGGGTTCAAGGTTGTCGTTGAGAGGTTTTGTTTGTTCCCCCCAATTTTTGAGGATATTTTTCACCTGTTTTTACAATACAGGGCGTCTGGAGGGACAACTTTCTTACATGCAATGGGTAGGAAAAGCTTTTTTCTTACAATCTTGAGAAAGATATTCGATCTTCAAAAGGTTAGAAGATCCAGGTCCGGTTCGTTGGCTTTGATAACAGCGGGAAAAAATACAACGCAGTAA
- a CDS encoding polysaccharide deacetylase family protein: protein MDHLEQYLIQILSFWLQAEEKTLEGVVAPSTLTLMKELLLENRLSSFQKVTRKLVSPLLRRTPSKLRYSVTTILKGIRSLKGIRSEGIGQCRLVQIIEQLKGKMGIKRYIWDGKSSALCMTHDVDYSAGYRNLLKVARLDNRYGIESTFNLLVYGDYRLEESLLSEIIDMGHNIGLHGYDHDIAFGYRQKRYIENRLRTAMKGLNVNVSGYRAPAFCFSRNLIEVLNDLGFKYDTSLLVTNGPYHGIEVCFPYRYPFLRIWEIPLTIDDTFLFRDRRLSEKEALRVSKHVIADVNAVGGLTVINTHPSIIIRNLNFYEELLGYLKEQDNIQLESMESLVNYLEEKQQNTVKPLILKTENN, encoded by the coding sequence ATGGACCATCTTGAACAATATCTGATACAAATACTATCTTTCTGGCTTCAGGCAGAAGAAAAAACACTGGAGGGAGTGGTTGCCCCATCAACTCTAACATTGATGAAAGAGTTGCTTTTGGAAAACAGGCTATCCTCTTTCCAAAAAGTCACCAGAAAGTTAGTATCTCCATTACTAAGAAGGACTCCCTCCAAGCTACGTTATTCTGTAACTACTATTTTAAAAGGGATTAGAAGCCTAAAAGGGATACGCTCCGAAGGCATCGGACAGTGCAGGCTGGTTCAGATAATAGAACAATTGAAGGGCAAAATGGGAATCAAAAGGTATATATGGGATGGGAAAAGTTCTGCCCTCTGTATGACGCATGACGTTGACTATTCGGCAGGCTACAGGAACCTTCTAAAAGTTGCAAGGCTGGATAATAGATATGGGATAGAATCTACATTCAATCTGCTGGTTTACGGAGACTATAGATTAGAAGAAAGCCTGCTTTCGGAAATAATAGATATGGGTCATAATATCGGGCTTCATGGATATGACCATGACATAGCCTTTGGATACAGGCAAAAGAGATATATAGAAAACAGACTGAGAACCGCAATGAAGGGGTTAAATGTAAATGTAAGTGGTTACAGAGCCCCGGCCTTTTGTTTTAGCAGAAACCTGATTGAAGTACTAAACGATCTTGGTTTTAAATATGATACCTCTTTACTCGTAACCAACGGTCCTTATCATGGCATAGAGGTCTGTTTCCCTTATCGTTATCCATTTTTAAGAATATGGGAAATTCCTTTGACCATAGACGATACCTTTCTCTTTAGAGACCGTAGACTCTCTGAAAAAGAAGCCCTGAGGGTTTCAAAACATGTAATCGCTGACGTAAACGCTGTAGGGGGTTTGACAGTAATCAATACTCATCCCAGCATTATCATCAGAAACCTAAATTTCTATGAAGAATTATTGGGTTACCTGAAAGAACAGGACAATATACAACTTGAATCCATGGAGTCTCTGGTTAACTATTTAGAGGAAAAGCAGCAAAACACGGTTAAACCTCTTATCCTGAAGACGGAAAATAATTGA